The proteins below come from a single Lineus longissimus chromosome 5, tnLinLong1.2, whole genome shotgun sequence genomic window:
- the LOC135488526 gene encoding uncharacterized protein K02A2.6-like, with product MATAYIGGVGHFDHTKETFSSYTERLDMFFLANNIVDVVGAEPADLLRQAGVVARKKAIFLSEIGAEVYTVLANLTSPDKPRDKTLDELFTVLKAHFNPAPLEISESFHFGKRDQRSGENVSDYILALKRLTLHCNFENYLNRALRDRFVCGLLDSKIQNKLLNTADLTFERACRIASAMEMASKQAKEMRPSGNSNGVVNKVGKSDYYKKQTPSGGRKNRGTVSCYRCGANHLAPNCPHKDVVCRKCEKTGHFANRCKSNVTASGKPTGDSRHKSYKSKSGGVKLVAETDEFGAYDDELGIYNVYAVSSEKTGYFVTLDCNNTPCELQVDTAADFSIMCKTDFDTKFAGTQLERSNIRLKTYTGDHIKVCGTFDCNVLYNKQQVTLPMVVVNHVDRPALLGRNWLAKLKLDWGQILSVNTVKRTGNAKARLDLLLRKHSRLFEDSYNGMKGHEAHIRVKPDAAPVFHKPRNCPYAIRDRVELELDKLEKNGVMKKIDRSDWASPIVVVPKADGSVRICGDYKVSVNGAVEDEQTTLPTTQDLYQQLSGSKVFSKLDLSHAYAQLNVDQQSRKYLTINTHKGLYEYLKLPYGIKSAPKIFQAKMDQILQGIPKTVCKQDDILMGGNDDNENLDILEQVLDRLSENNVHLKLPKCEFLETKTVYLGLEYSGEGLRPVESSVEAVKKAPLPQNVSQLRSFLGMVQ from the coding sequence ATGGCGACTGCATACATTGGTGGCGTTGGTCATTTTGACCACACAAAGGAGACTTTTAGCTCCTATACGGAGCGTTTGGACATGTTCTTTTTAGCAAACAACATTGTTGATGTGGTTGGTGCGGAACCAGCAGATCTCCTCCGTCAAGCGGGGGTGGTGGCGAGAAAAAAAGCGATTTTCCTTAGCGAAATTGGGGCGGAGGTTTACACCGTCCTGGCAAATCTCACGTCCCCAGATAAGCCCAGGGACAAAACCCTGGATGAACTCTTCACAGTACTAAAGGCGCATTTCAATCCAGCCCCATTGGAAATTTCTGAAAGCTTTCACTTTGGCAAACGTGACCAAAGGTCGGGGGAGAATGTGAGCGATTACATTCTGGCCCTCAAGAGACTGACCTTGCATTGTAATTTTGAGAACTATCTGAACCGAGCATTACGGGATAGGTTTGTTTGTGGCCTTCTGGATTCGAAAATCCAAAATAAGCTGCTGAACACTGCTGACTTGACTTTCGAACGTGCCTGCCGGATAGCGTCGGCAATGGAGATGGCCTCCAAGCAGGCCAAAGAAATGAGACCATCTGGAAATTCAAACGGAGTGGTTAACAAAGTAGGAAAGTCAGACTACTACAAGAAACAGACACCATCAGGTGGTCGAAAAAACCGAGGTACTGTCTCATGTTATCGCTGTGGTGCCAATCACTTGGCTCCAAATTGTCCTCATAAGGACGTGGTTTGCAGAAAGTGTGAGAAAACGGGACACTTTGCAAATCGATGCAAATCTAACGTGACTGCATCAGGAAAACCAACCGGAGACAGCCGCCACAAATCCTACAAATCAAAGAGTGGTGGTGTGAAGCTAGTAGCGGAAACCGATGAGTTTGGAGCATATGACGATGAACTTGGAATTTACAACGTGTATGCTGTGTCGTCTGAAAAGACTGGGTACTTTGTGACGCTAGACTGTAACAATACCCCTTGCGAGCTGCAAGTGGACACAGCAGCAGACTTTTCCATAATGTGCAAAACAGACTTCGATACTAAGTTTGCCGGTACCCAACTAGAGAGGTCGAACATTCGTCTGAAAACATATACAGGTGACCACATCAAAGTATGTGGCACCTTTGATTGTAATGTATTGTACAACAAGCAACAGGTCACCTTGCCGATGGTAGTTGTGAATCACGTAGATCGCCCCGCACTTCTGGGTCGAAACTGGTTGGCAAAGTTGAAACTTGACTGGGGTCAAATACTCAGTGTAAACACGGTTAAACGAACGGGGAATGCCAAGGCAAGGCTAGACCTTTTGCTTCGTAAACATAGTAGACTGTTTGAGGACAGTTATAATGGTATGAAGGGTCATGAAGCTCACATTAGGGTAAAACCCGATGCTGCACCTGTCTTCCATAAGCCGCGAAACTGTCCATACGCCATTCGCGATAGGGTTGAGTTGGAGCTGGATAAACTGGAAAAAAATGGCGTAATGAAGAAGATCGATAGATCTGATTGGGCAAGCCCAATCGTTGTAGTCCCAAAAGCGGACGGGTCCGTCCGAATCTGTGGGGATTACAAGGTTAGTGTCAATGGCGCAGTGGAAGACGAGCAAACCACCCTTCCTACCACCCAAGATTTGTACCAACAGTTGTCAGGCTCAAAGGTATTTTCAAAGCTGGACCTTTCGCATGCTTATGCGCAGCTTAATGTTGACCAACAGAGTAGGAAATATCTTACCATAAACACACACAAGGGTTTGTATGAATATCTGAAATTGCCATATGGTATTAAGTCGGCTCCTAAGATTTTTCAGGCAAAGATGGACCAGATTCTACAGGGAATACCCAAAACTGTGTGTAAACAAGATGACATCTTGATGGGTGGCAATGATGACAATGAGAACCTGGATATCTTAGAACAGGTGTTAGACCGACTAAGTGAAAACAACGTTCATTTGAAATTACCCAAGTGTGAATTTCTTGAAACAAAAACTGTATATCTTGGTTTGGAATACAGTGGTGAGGGTCTCAGACCTGTAGAGTCATCAGTTGAAGCCGTCAAAAAGGCTCCTCTCCCTCAGAATGTTTCGCAGCTGAGGTCGTTTCTAGGTATGGTTCAATAA